One window of the Melanotaenia boesemani isolate fMelBoe1 chromosome 14, fMelBoe1.pri, whole genome shotgun sequence genome contains the following:
- the LOC121653304 gene encoding cytochrome P450 2J2-like — MILEALFNRMDFSNWLLFGLILLLLINVVKNWRPHNFPPGPWSLPFVGNIFTGADFKTMEKLSLKYGPIFSLRKGSTRMVFISGYKMVKEALVNQLDSFADRPIVPLFHVVYKGLGIVLSNGYLWMKQRKFANIHLRYFGEGVKSLEKCIEVESNFLCEAFKEEQGRPFNPHYTITNAVSNIIASVVFGHRFEYSDPTFRKILELDNEAVLLCGLTRTQLYDAFPGLMKYLPGPHQTVHHNYREILKFLQKEIEKHQEEWNPDDPRDFIDVYLAEMDKKKEDPQAGFNTETLLFCTLDLIEAGTESAATTLRWAILYMLHYPEIQQKVQAEIDRVIGQSRQPTMADRPNLPYTDAVIHETQRMGNIVPLGFPKMASKDATLGGYFIPKGTPVVTMLSSVLFDKNEWATPDVFNPEHFLDSEGRFLRRDAFLPFSAGKRACIGEHLARMELFLFFATLLQRFTFSPVPGELPGLEGVMGFTYSPQTFRVLAVPR; from the exons ATGATTCTTGAGGCTCTTTTTAATCGCATGGACTTCAGCAACTGGCTGTTATTTGGTTTAATATTGCTGCTTTTAATCAATGTGGTTAAAAACTGGAGGCCTCATAACTTTCCTCCTGGACCTTGGTCTCTGCCGTTTGTAGGAAATATCTTCACTGGAGCCGACTTCAAAACAATGGAGAAG CTTTCTCTGAAGTACGGCCCTATCTTCAGCCTGAGGAAAGGCAGTACAAGAATGGTGTTTATTTCAGGGTACAAGATGGTCAAAGAGGCTCTTGTCAACCAGCTGGACAGCTTTGCTGATCGACCAATTGTTCCTCTTTTCCATGTTGTCTATAAGGGACTTG GCATAGTTCTGAGTAACGGTTACCTGTGGATGAAACAGAGGAAGTTTGCAAACATTCACCTGCGTTACTTTGGAGAGGGTGTGAAATCCCTGGAAAAGTGCATTGAAGTGGAGAGTAACTTCCTTTGTGAGGCGTTCAAGGAGGAGCAGG GAAGACCATTCAATCCTCACTACACCATAACAAATGCAGTGAGTAACATCATTGCCTCTGTAGTCTTTGGACATCGCTTTGAGTACTCTGATCCAACCTTTCGCAAAATTCTGGAGTTGGACAACGAGGCTGTTTTGCTTTGTGGCTTAACTCGGACTCAG CTGTATGATGCCTTTCCTGGTTTAATGAAATACCTGCCAGGACCTCACCAGACTGTCCACCACAACTACAGGGAGATCCTGAAATTCCTGCAAAAGGAAATAGAAAAGCACCAGGAGGAGTGGAACCCAGATGATCCTCGAGATTTTATTGATGTCTACCTGGCAGAGATGGACAAG aaaaaagaagatcCCCAGGCTGGCTTCAACACTGAAACTCTGCTGTTTTGCACCCTTGACCTGATTGAGGCTGGAACAGAATCAGCTGCCACCACGTTACGCTGGGCCATCCTATACATGCTGCACTACCCAGAGATACAGC AGAAGGTCCAGGCggagatagacagggtgatagGACAATCTCGTCAACCCACCATGGCTGACAGACCCAACCTTCCCTACACTGATGCCGTCATCCATGAGACCCAAAGGATGGGAAATATTGTCCCCCTGGGATTTCCCAAAATGGCCAGTAAAGATGCTACACTGGGTGGATATTTTATTCCAAAG GGGACACCCGTTGTTACAATGCTGTCGTCTGTGCTGTTTGATAAGAATGAGTGGGCAACACCTGATGTCTTCAATCCAGAGCATTTCTTGGATTCAGAGGGCAGGTTCCTCAGAAGAGATGCCTTCTTACCATTTTCAGCAG GTAAACGTGCGTGTATAGGAGAACACCTGGCCAGAATGGAGCTGTTCCTTTTTTTTGCAACGCTTCTTCAGCGCTTTACCTTCTCACCTGTTCCGGGAGAGCTGCCAGGCTTGGAGGGTGTGATGGGTTTCACTTATTCTCCGCAGACGTTCAGGGTCCTGGCTGTGCCTCGTTGA
- the LOC121653300 gene encoding cytochrome P450 2J2-like isoform X3 translates to MILEALFNRMDFSNWLLFGLILLLLINVVKNWRPHNFPPGPWSLPFVGNIFTGADFKTMEKLSLKYGPIFSLRKGSTRMVFISGYKMVKEALVNQLDSFADRPIVPLFHVVFKGLGIALSNGYLWMKQRKFANIHLRYFGEGVKSLEKYIEVESNFLCEAFKEEQGRPFNPHYTITNAVSNIIASVVFGHRFEYSEPTFRKILELDNEAVLLSGLTRTQLYDAFPGLMKYLPGPHQTVHHNYREILKFLQKEIEKHQEEWNPDDPRDFIDVYLAEMDKKKEDPQAGFNTETLLFCTLDLIEAGTESAATTLRWAILYMLHYPEIQQKVQAEIDRVIGQSRQPTMADRPNLPYTDAVIHETQRMGNIVPLGFPKMASKDATLGGYFIPKGTPVVTMLSSVLFDKNEWATPDVFNPEHFLDSEGRFLRRDAFLPFSAGKRACLGEHLARMELFLFFATLLQRFTFSPVPGELPGLEGGIGFINAPQPFRVLAVPR, encoded by the exons ATGATTCTTGAGGCTCTTTTTAATCGCATGGACTTCAGCAACTGGCTGTTATTTGGTTTAATATTGCTGCTTTTAATCAATGTGGTTAAAAACTGGAGGCCTCATAACTTTCCTCCTGGACCTTGGTCTCTGCCGTTTGTAGGAAATATCTTCACTGGAGCCGACTTCAAAACAATGGAGAAG CTTTCTCTGAAGTACGGCCCTATCTTCAGCCTGAGAAAAGGCAGTACAAGGATGGTGTTTATTTCAGGGTACAAGATGGTCAAAGAGGCTCTTGTCAACCAGCTGGACAGCTTTGCTGATCGACCAATTGTTCCTCTTTTCCATGTTGTCTTTAAGGGACTTG GCATAGCTTTAAGTAATGGTTACCTGTGGATGAAACAGAGGAAGTTTGCAAACATTCACCTGCGTTACTTTGGAGAGGGTGTGAAATCCCTGGAAAAGTACATTGAAGTGGAGAGTAACTTCCTTTGTGAGGCGTTCAAAGAGGAGCAAG GAAGACCGTTCAATCCTCACTACACCATAACAAATGCAGTGAGTAACATCATTGCCTCTGTAGTCTTTGGACATCGCTTTGAGTACTCTGAACCAACCTTTCGCAAAATTCTGGAGTTGGACAACGAGGCTGTTTTGCTTTCTGGTTTAACTCGGACTCag CTGTATGATGCCTTTCCTGGTTTAATGAAATACCTGCCAGGACCTCACCAGACTGTCCACCACAACTACAGGGAGATCCTGAAATTCCTGCAAAAGGAAATAGAAAAGCACCAGGAGGAGTGGAACCCAGATGATCCTCGAGATTTTATTGATGTCTACCTGGCAGAGATGGACAAG aaaaaagaagatcCCCAGGCTGGCTTCAACACTGAAACTCTGCTGTTTTGCACCCTTGACCTGATTGAGGCTGGAACAGAATCAGCTGCCACCACGTTACGCTGGGCCATCCTATACATGCTGCACTACCCAGAGATACAGC AGAAGGTCCAGGCggagatagacagggtgatagGACAATCTCGTCAACCCACCATGGCTGACAGACCCAACCTTCCCTACACTGATGCCGTCATCCATGAGACCCAAAGGATGGGAAATATTGTCCCCCTGGGATTTCCCAAAATGGCCAGTAAAGATGCTACACTGGGTGGATATTTCATTCCAAAG GGCACACCCGTTGTTACGATGCTGTCGTCTGTGCTGTTTGATAAGAATGAGTGGGCAACACCTGATGTCTTCAATCCAGAGCATTTCTTGGATTCAGAGGGCAGGTTCCTCAGAAGAGATGCTTTCTTACCATTTTCAGCAG GTAAACGTGCGTGTTTAGGAGAACACCTGGCCAGAATGGAGCTGTTCCTTTTTTTTGCAACTCTTCTTCAGCGCTTTACCTTCTCACCTGTTCCGGGAGAGCTGCCAGGCTTGGAGGGTGGGATTGGTTTTATTAATGCTCCACAACCGTTCAGGGTCCTGGCTGTGCCTCGTTGA
- the LOC121653300 gene encoding cytochrome P450 2J2-like isoform X2: protein MILEALFNRMDFSNWLLFGLILLLLINVVKNWRPHNFPPGPWSLPFVGNIFTGADFKTMEKLSLKYGPIFSLRKGSTRMVFISGYKMVKEALVNQLDSFADRPIVPLFHVVFKGLGIALSNGYLWMKQRKFANIHLRYFGEGVKSLEKYIEVESNFLCEAFKEEQGRPFNPHYTITNAVSNIIASVVFGHRFEYSEPTFRKILELDNEAVLLSGLTRTQLYDAFPGLMKYLPGPHQTVHHNYREILKFLQKEIEKHQEEWNPDDPRDFIDVYLAEMDKKKEDPQAGFNTETLLFCTLDLIEAGTESAATTLRWAILYMLHYPEIQQKVQAEIDSVIGQYRQPTMADRPNLPYTDAVIHETQRMGNIVPLGFPKMATKDATLGGYFIPKGTPVVTMLSSVLFDKNEWATPDVFSPEHFLDSEGRFLRRDAFFPFSAGKRACLGEHLARMELFLFFATLLQRFTFSPVPGELPGLEGGIGFINAPQPFRVLAVPR from the exons ATGATTCTTGAGGCTCTTTTTAATCGCATGGACTTCAGCAACTGGCTGTTATTTGGTTTAATATTGCTGCTTTTAATCAATGTGGTTAAAAACTGGAGGCCTCATAACTTTCCTCCTGGACCTTGGTCTCTGCCGTTTGTAGGAAATATCTTCACTGGAGCCGACTTCAAAACAATGGAGAAG CTTTCTCTGAAGTACGGCCCTATCTTCAGCCTGAGAAAAGGCAGTACAAGGATGGTGTTTATTTCAGGGTACAAGATGGTCAAAGAGGCTCTTGTCAACCAGCTGGACAGCTTTGCTGATCGACCAATTGTTCCTCTTTTCCATGTTGTCTTTAAGGGACTTG GCATAGCTTTAAGTAATGGTTACCTGTGGATGAAACAGAGGAAGTTTGCAAACATTCACCTGCGTTACTTTGGAGAGGGTGTGAAATCCCTGGAAAAGTACATTGAAGTGGAGAGTAACTTCCTTTGTGAGGCGTTCAAAGAGGAGCAAG GAAGACCGTTCAATCCTCACTACACCATAACAAATGCAGTGAGTAACATCATTGCCTCTGTAGTCTTTGGACATCGCTTTGAGTACTCTGAACCAACCTTTCGCAAAATTCTGGAGTTGGACAACGAGGCTGTTTTGCTTTCTGGTTTAACTCGGACTCag CTGTATGATGCCTTTCCTGGTTTAATGAAATACCTGCCAGGACCTCACCAGACTGTCCACCACAACTACAGGGAGATCCTGAAATTCCTGCAAAAGGAAATAGAAAAGCACCAGGAGGAGTGGAACCCAGATGATCCTCGAGATTTTATTGATGTCTACCTGGCAGAGATGGACAAG aaaaaagaagatcCCCAGGCTGGCTTCAACACTGAAACTCTGCTGTTTTGCACCCTTGACCTGATTGAGGCTGGAACAGAATCAGCTGCCACCACGTTACGCTGGGCCATCCTATACATGCTGCACTACCCAGAGATACAGC AGAAGGTCCAGGCGGAGATAGACAGCGTGATTGGACAGTATCGTCAACCCACCATGGCTGACAGACCCAACCTTCCCTATACTGATGCCGTCATCCATGAGACCCAAAGGATGGGAAATATTGTCCCCCTGGGATTTCCCAAAATGGCCACTAAAGATGCTACACTGGGTGGATACTTCATTCCAAAG GGCACACCCGTTGTTACGATGCTGTCGTCTGTGCTGTTTGATAAGAACGAGTGGGCAACACCTGATGTCTTCAGTCCAGAGCATTTCTTGGATTCAGAGGGCAGGTTCCTAAGAAGAGATGCCTTCTTCCCGTTTTCAGCAG GTAAACGTGCGTGTTTAGGAGAACACCTGGCCAGAATGGAGCTGTTCCTTTTTTTTGCAACTCTTCTTCAGCGCTTTACCTTCTCACCTGTTCCGGGAGAGCTGCCAGGCTTGGAGGGTGGGATTGGTTTTATTAATGCTCCACAACCGTTCAGGGTCCTGGCTGTGCCTCGTTGA
- the LOC121653300 gene encoding cytochrome P450 2J2-like isoform X1 — MILEALFNRMDFSNWLLFGLILLLLINVVKNWRPHNFPPGPWSLPFVGNIFTGADFKTMEKLSLKYGPIFSLRKGSTRMVFISGYKMVKEALVNQLDSFADRPIVPLFHVVFKGLGIALSNGYLWMKQRKFANIHLRYFGEGVKSLEKYIEVESNFLCEAFKEEQGRPFNPHYTITNAVSNIIASVVFGHRFEYSEPTFRKILELDNEAVLLSGLTRTQLYDAFPGLMKYLPGPHQTVHHNYREILKFLQKEIEKHQEEWNPDDPRDFIDVYLAEMDKKKEDPQAGFNTETLLFCTLDLIEAGTESAATTLRWAILYMLHYPEIQQKVQAEIDRVIGQSRQPTMADRPNLPYTDAVIHETQRMGNIVPLGFPKMASKDATLGGYFIPKGTPVVTMLSSVLFDKNEWATPDVFNPEHFLDSEGRFLRRDAFLPFSAGKRACIGEHLARMELFLFFATLLQRFTFSPVPGELPGLEGVMGFTYSPQPFRVLAVPR; from the exons ATGATTCTTGAGGCTCTTTTTAATCGCATGGACTTCAGCAACTGGCTGTTATTTGGTTTAATATTGCTGCTTTTAATCAATGTGGTTAAAAACTGGAGGCCTCATAACTTTCCTCCTGGACCTTGGTCTCTGCCGTTTGTAGGAAATATCTTCACTGGAGCCGACTTCAAAACAATGGAGAAG CTTTCTCTGAAGTACGGCCCTATCTTCAGCCTGAGAAAAGGCAGTACAAGGATGGTGTTTATTTCAGGGTACAAGATGGTCAAAGAGGCTCTTGTCAACCAGCTGGACAGCTTTGCTGATCGACCAATTGTTCCTCTTTTCCATGTTGTCTTTAAGGGACTTG GCATAGCTTTAAGTAATGGTTACCTGTGGATGAAACAGAGGAAGTTTGCAAACATTCACCTGCGTTACTTTGGAGAGGGTGTGAAATCCCTGGAAAAGTACATTGAAGTGGAGAGTAACTTCCTTTGTGAGGCGTTCAAAGAGGAGCAAG GAAGACCGTTCAATCCTCACTACACCATAACAAATGCAGTGAGTAACATCATTGCCTCTGTAGTCTTTGGACATCGCTTTGAGTACTCTGAACCAACCTTTCGCAAAATTCTGGAGTTGGACAACGAGGCTGTTTTGCTTTCTGGTTTAACTCGGACTCag CTGTATGATGCCTTTCCTGGTTTAATGAAATACCTGCCAGGACCTCACCAGACTGTCCACCACAACTACAGGGAGATCCTGAAATTCCTGCAAAAGGAAATAGAAAAGCACCAGGAGGAGTGGAACCCAGATGATCCTCGAGATTTTATTGATGTCTACCTGGCAGAGATGGACAAG aaaaaagaagatcCCCAGGCTGGCTTCAACACTGAAACTCTGCTGTTTTGCACCCTTGACCTGATTGAGGCTGGAACAGAATCAGCTGCCACCACGTTACGCTGGGCCATCCTATACATGCTGCACTACCCAGAGATACAGC AGAAGGTCCAGGCggagatagacagggtgatagGACAATCTCGTCAACCCACCATGGCTGACAGACCCAACCTTCCCTACACTGATGCCGTCATCCATGAGACCCAAAGGATGGGAAATATTGTCCCCCTGGGATTTCCCAAAATGGCCAGTAAAGATGCTACACTGGGTGGATATTTCATTCCAAAG GGCACACCCGTTGTTACGATGCTGTCGTCTGTGCTGTTTGATAAGAATGAGTGGGCAACACCTGATGTCTTCAATCCAGAGCATTTCTTGGATTCAGAGGGCAGGTTCCTCAGAAGAGATGCTTTCTTACCATTTTCAGCAG GTAAACGTGCGTGTATAGGAGAACACCTGGCCAGAATGGAGCTGTTCCTTTTTTTTGCAACTCTTCTTCAGCGCTTTACCTTCTCACCTGTTCCGGGAGAGCTGCCAGGCTTGGAGGGTGTGATGGGTTTCACTTATTCTCCGCAGCCATTCAGGGTCCTGGCTGTGCCTCGTTGA
- the LOC121653300 gene encoding cytochrome P450 2J2-like isoform X4 gives MILEALFNRMDFSSWLLFGLILLLLINVVKNWRPHNFPPGPWSLPFVGNIFTGADFKTMEKLSLKYGPIFSLRKGSTRMVFISGYKMVKEALLSQLDSFADRPFLPLFHVTFKGLGIVLSNGYIWLKQRKFAIIHLRFFGEGVKSLEKYIEVESNFLCEAFKEEQGRPFNPHYTITNAVSNIIASVVFGHRFEYSDPTFRKILEMDNEAVYLSGLAQTQLFDAFPGVMKYLPGPHQTVHHNYREILKFLKKEIEKHQEEWNPDDPRDFIDVYLAEMDKKKEDPQAGFNTETLLICLLDLMEAGTETSATTLRWAIVYMLHYPEIQQKVQAEIDSVIGQYRQPTMADRPNLPYTDAVIHETQRMGNIVPLGFPKMATKDATLGGYFIPKGTPVVTMLSSVLFDKNEWATPDVFSPEHFLDSEGRFLRRDAFFPFSAGKRACLGEHLARMELFLFFATLLQRFTFSPVPGELPGLEGGIGFINAPQPFRVLAVPR, from the exons ATGATTCTTGAGGCTCTTTTTAATCGCATGGACTTCAGCAGCTGGCTGTTATTTGGTTTAATATTGCTGCTGTTAATCAATGTGGTTAAAAACTGGAGGCCTCATAACTTTCCTCCTGGACCGTGGTCTCTGCCATTTGTAGGAAATATCTTCACTGGAGCCGATTTCAAAACAATGGAGAAG CTTTCTCTGAAGTACGGCCCTATCTTCAGTCTGAGGAAAGGCAGTACAAGGATGGTGTTTATTTCAGGGTACAAGATGGTCAAAGAGGCTCTTCTCAGCCAGCTGGACAGCTTTGCTGATCGAccatttctccctctttttcatGTTACCTTTAAGGGACTTG GCATAGTTCTGAGTAATGGTTACATCTGGCTGAAACAGAGGAAGTTTGCCATCATTCACCTGCGTTTCTTTGGAGAGGGTGTGAAATCCCTGGAAAAGTACATTGAAGTGGAGAGTAACTTCCTTTGTGAGGCGTTCAAAGAGGAGCAAG GAAGACCATTCAATCCTCACTACACCATAACAAATGCAGTGAGTAACATCATTGCCTCTGTAGTCTTTGGACATCGCTTTGAGTACTCTGATCCAACCTTTCGCAAAATTCTGGAGATGGACAACGAGGCTGTTTACCTTTCTGGCTTAGCTCAAACTCag CTGTTTGATGCCTTTCCTGGTGTAATGAAATACCTGCCAGGACCTCACCAGACTGTCCACCACAACTACAGGGAGATCCTGAAATTCCTGAAAAAGGAAATAGAAAAGCACCAGGAGGAGTGGAACCCGGATGATCCTCGAGATTTTATTGATGTCTACCTGGCAGAGATGGACAAG aaaaaagaagatcCCCAGGCTGGCTTCAACACTGAAACGCTGCTGATTTGCCTCCTTGACCTAATGGAGGCTGGAACAGAAACAAGTGCCACCACGTTACGTTGGGCCATCGTATACATGCTGCACTACCCAGAGATACAGC AGAAGGTCCAGGCGGAGATAGACAGCGTGATTGGACAGTATCGTCAACCCACCATGGCTGACAGACCCAACCTTCCCTATACTGATGCCGTCATCCATGAGACCCAAAGGATGGGAAATATTGTCCCCCTGGGATTTCCCAAAATGGCCACTAAAGATGCTACACTGGGTGGATACTTCATTCCAAAG GGCACACCCGTTGTTACGATGCTGTCGTCTGTGCTGTTTGATAAGAACGAGTGGGCAACACCTGATGTCTTCAGTCCAGAGCATTTCTTGGATTCAGAGGGCAGGTTCCTAAGAAGAGATGCCTTCTTCCCGTTTTCAGCAG GTAAACGTGCGTGTTTAGGAGAACACCTGGCCAGAATGGAGCTGTTCCTTTTTTTTGCAACTCTTCTTCAGCGCTTTACCTTCTCACCTGTTCCGGGAGAGCTGCCAGGCTTGGAGGGTGGGATTGGTTTTATTAATGCTCCACAACCGTTCAGGGTCCTGGCTGTGCCTCGTTGA
- the LOC121653300 gene encoding cytochrome P450 2J2-like isoform X5: MILEALFNRMDFSSWLLFGLILLLLINVVKNWRPHNFPPGPWSLPFVGNIFTGADFKTMEKLSLKYGPIFSLRKGSTRMVFISGYKMVKEALLSQLDSFADRPFLPLFHVTFKGLGIVLSNGYIWLKQRKFAIIHLRFFGEGVKSLEKYIEVESNFLCEAFKEEQGRPFNPHYTITNAVSNIIASVVFGHRFEYSDPTFRKILEMDNEAVYLSGLAQTQLFDAFPGVMKYLPGPHQTVHHNYREILKFLKKEIEKHQEEWNPDDPRDFIDVYLAEMDKKEDPQAGFNTETLLICLLDLMEAGTETSATTLRWAIVYMLHYPEIQQKVQAEIDSVIGQYRQPTMADRPNLPYTDAVIHETQRMGNIVPLGFPKMATKDATLGGYFIPKGTPVVTMLSSVLFDKNEWATPDVFSPEHFLDSEGRFLRRDAFFPFSAGKRACLGEHLARMELFLFFATLLQRFTFSPVPGELPGLEGGIGFINAPQPFRVLAVPR, from the exons ATGATTCTTGAGGCTCTTTTTAATCGCATGGACTTCAGCAGCTGGCTGTTATTTGGTTTAATATTGCTGCTGTTAATCAATGTGGTTAAAAACTGGAGGCCTCATAACTTTCCTCCTGGACCGTGGTCTCTGCCATTTGTAGGAAATATCTTCACTGGAGCCGATTTCAAAACAATGGAGAAG CTTTCTCTGAAGTACGGCCCTATCTTCAGTCTGAGGAAAGGCAGTACAAGGATGGTGTTTATTTCAGGGTACAAGATGGTCAAAGAGGCTCTTCTCAGCCAGCTGGACAGCTTTGCTGATCGAccatttctccctctttttcatGTTACCTTTAAGGGACTTG GCATAGTTCTGAGTAATGGTTACATCTGGCTGAAACAGAGGAAGTTTGCCATCATTCACCTGCGTTTCTTTGGAGAGGGTGTGAAATCCCTGGAAAAGTACATTGAAGTGGAGAGTAACTTCCTTTGTGAGGCGTTCAAAGAGGAGCAAG GAAGACCATTCAATCCTCACTACACCATAACAAATGCAGTGAGTAACATCATTGCCTCTGTAGTCTTTGGACATCGCTTTGAGTACTCTGATCCAACCTTTCGCAAAATTCTGGAGATGGACAACGAGGCTGTTTACCTTTCTGGCTTAGCTCAAACTCag CTGTTTGATGCCTTTCCTGGTGTAATGAAATACCTGCCAGGACCTCACCAGACTGTCCACCACAACTACAGGGAGATCCTGAAATTCCTGAAAAAGGAAATAGAAAAGCACCAGGAGGAGTGGAACCCGGATGATCCTCGAGATTTTATTGATGTCTACCTGGCAGAGATGGACAAG aaagaagatcCCCAGGCTGGCTTCAACACTGAAACGCTGCTGATTTGCCTCCTTGACCTAATGGAGGCTGGAACAGAAACAAGTGCCACCACGTTACGTTGGGCCATCGTATACATGCTGCACTACCCAGAGATACAGC AGAAGGTCCAGGCGGAGATAGACAGCGTGATTGGACAGTATCGTCAACCCACCATGGCTGACAGACCCAACCTTCCCTATACTGATGCCGTCATCCATGAGACCCAAAGGATGGGAAATATTGTCCCCCTGGGATTTCCCAAAATGGCCACTAAAGATGCTACACTGGGTGGATACTTCATTCCAAAG GGCACACCCGTTGTTACGATGCTGTCGTCTGTGCTGTTTGATAAGAACGAGTGGGCAACACCTGATGTCTTCAGTCCAGAGCATTTCTTGGATTCAGAGGGCAGGTTCCTAAGAAGAGATGCCTTCTTCCCGTTTTCAGCAG GTAAACGTGCGTGTTTAGGAGAACACCTGGCCAGAATGGAGCTGTTCCTTTTTTTTGCAACTCTTCTTCAGCGCTTTACCTTCTCACCTGTTCCGGGAGAGCTGCCAGGCTTGGAGGGTGGGATTGGTTTTATTAATGCTCCACAACCGTTCAGGGTCCTGGCTGTGCCTCGTTGA